GTGCCGAAGTAATAGGGCGGCTGGGCGGCGAAGGTCTGGCTCTCGCTGGTGAGCAGGATGTCGGCGAATTCGTGGATCAGGTCGCTATGGGCGGTGCGGGTGAACTTGACGATCATGGTCGGCAGGATCAGCGGACCCGGGCCGGTGACCTTGGCGTAGCCGAGCGGCAGGCCGCTGGCGATGGCGATGCCGGTGTTGTCGTGCCAGAGCGGGCAGAGCCCGATCTCGCTGCGCTCCAGCATCTGCTGCAGCAGGTTGGGATTGCGCCCGACCAGCGGCTTCAGCTCCTTCCACTTGGCGAGGCCGAAATCGGTGTCCGCATCGGTCTTGCCGAAGGCCGAGGCCGCGATCGAGACGCAGGCGAGGCCGAGATTGGACTGCGGCCGAGAGACGCCGATCTTGCCGGCATAGTCCGGCTTCCAGAGATCAGCCCAGGTCTTGGGCGGGTTCGGGACCATCTGCTTGTTGTAGGCGATGCCGATGCCGGCATAGCTGATCGGCACGCCCATGCCGTAGGCGTAGGGCATGAAGCGCGGGTCAATGTTCTTGGCGTTGGGGACCTTGGCGATGTCGAGCGGCTCGAGCACGCCCTCGTCGACTGCGTTGATGATCGCGGGCGAGCCCATCACCGCGAAATCATAGGGCGAGGCGCCGCGCGAGGCCTTGATCTGGGCGATCGCCTCCGCCGAAAGGCCGCCGATGATGCGCAGCGAGACGCCGGGATACTTCTTGGCGAGGATGTCCCCGGCGCGCTTCAGCGGATCGTCCTGGGCGCTGCCATAGCCGATCATGACCAGTTCGCGGGCCTGGGCTCGCAGGACCGTTGGTGCGGCCAGCGCGACGCTGCCCGCTGCGGCCCCGAGGAAACGGCGTCGAGACAAAGTCGTCATGGAGGTTCTCCCCGGCCTGCCTGCGTCGGAACGGCACCCGCGGCCTGCGGGCGCGATGGATTGAGCTTTCAATTTGCGGACAAACGAAAACAATCGCAAGCATAAAACTTAGCCAGGTCGCGCCGATTTTTCGAGCGCTCACGCGATGGTGACCTGAACCCCCGCCGCCTCGAGCGCCTGGATGTCGGCCGCCGCCGCGCCCTGGTCGGTGATCAGCAGATCCGCCTGGTCGAGCGGCGCGATGCGGGCACTGCCGACATGACCGATCTTGCCGTGGTCGGCGACGAAGACGACGCGCCGGGCCGAGGCCATCATCGCCTTCTTCACCTCCGCCTCTTCCCAGTTGCCATTGGTGAAGCCGCGGGCAGCATCGACGCCGGCACAGCAGAGAAAGGCGAGATCGGCGTTGATCTCACGCAGCAGCGTCGTGCCGAAGGGCGAGATCAGGCTGCTGGAGCGGGCATTGCGACCGCCGCGCTTGAGGCGCCCGCCGGTGACGATGACGGTGACGCCCTCATGCGCCTGCAGTGCCAGCGCGATGTCGAGACCGTTGGTGACGACGACGACATCGGTGAGCGCGGCCGGCAAGGCGTGGGCGATGGCGAGCGTGGTCGTTCCGGCGTCGAGGATGACGGTTTCGCCGTCGCGGACGAGGGCGGCCGCCTGGTCGGCGATGCGCTCTTTCTCGTCCGAAAAGGACTGGCTCGGCAGGTCGACGGGGCGCTCGAAGCGGGCCGGGCGGAGCGCCATCGCCCCGCCGCGGATTCGGCGGATGAGCTGGCGCTTCTCCAGCGCGTCGAGATCGGCGCGGATCGTCACCGCGGAGACGCCAAGCTCCTCGGCCAGCGCCGCGACCTCGACCACGCCCTTGGCCGAGAGCCTTTCGATGATGCGCTCGTGGCGCGGCAATGTGCGGCCGCGGGCGAGATCGGGCAGGGCTTGCGTGGAGGACATGGCAGGCTTCGTTGTCACTTGCGTTACCAGATAAAATGAAGGATATCGAAAGTCGAGCCCAGATCCGGCGAGCGGATCCGGCACGAGACCTTCGACAGGACAGGACCAGCATGGCCGACCACATGCAGCAGTTCAAAGCCCTCAAGCGCGAATCCTCATCGGATGCGCCTGGCGATCCTGAGCGCTTCCGGCGCGTGGAGCTGACGCATACGGAAATGATGGCGCAGGGCGACGCCATGACCCGCACGCTCGCGACCACGGCGGAGGCGGTGAAGCGCATTGCCGGCGAGATCGCCGCGCGGCCGCTGCGGCGCGTCGTCATCACCGGCTGCGGCGATTCCTGGATCGCCGGCATCGGCGTCCGGCTGGCCTATGAGCGGCTGCTGGGCGTTCCCTGCGAGCCCTATGAGGCCTTCGATCTCGAGCAGTACGGGCTCGACCTTCTCGACGACGGCACGCTGACGATCGGGCTGAGCTCGAGCGGCAACACCGCGCCCGTCAGCGCCAGCCTGAAGGCCACGGTCGCGCGCGGCGGGTATGCCGTGGCGCTGACCAACACCGCGACCTCGGCGATGATGCAGGATTTCCCGGCCGCGCTGCTGATCCAGGCGACGCGCGGCGGCTGGCCGACACAGTCCAGCACGGCCGCCATGGCGTTGCTGATCGCACTGGCGCTGGCGATCGCCGAAGCGAAGGGCCTCGGCGAAGGCAAGGCACCGGGGCTCGCAAGCGACCTCGCCGCACTGCCCGCGGTGATGGATGCCGTCGCGACGGGCTTCTACGACAAGGCGAAGGCGCTGGGCGTGGAGCTGGCGCGCAGCGACATGATGCTGCTGGCCGGGGCCGGCCCGCATCTGGCGCCCGCCGCCTTCGGCGCGGCCAAGCTGAAGGAGCTGGCACCGATCCACGCCATCGCCTTCCCGCTGGAGGAATACCATCACTACCGCACGCAGAAGGCCGGCGACCCGCTCTTCCTGATCGCGCCCGACCAGGCGAGCCGCCAGCGCGCACTGGAAACCGCCATCGTCGGCAAGGGCGTCGAGGGGCATACCATCGCGCTGGTGCCGGAGGGCGAAGACGACTTCGGCCCCTATTGCGCCCATGTCTGGCATCTGCCGCCGGTGCGGATCGAGCTGGCGCCGCTGGTCTACAGCGTTCCGCTGCATCTGTTCGGCTACCATGTGACCAAGGCACGCGACGCGCTCGGCCTCGGCGCCCCGCGGCTCGGCGGCCTCGCTGCGTGACGCCGGAGCTCGTCACCGCGGGCGGGCTGACGGTCGATCATGTGATCTCGGCCGACGGGACGGTCGCGCTGGCGCGGGTCGGCGGCAACGGCGCCTATTCCAGCGTCGGCGCCTTGTGCTGGCGCGAGCCTATCGGCCTCGTCAGCGTCGCCGTGGCGAGCTATCCGCGCGAGACGCTTGCGCGGCTTCGCGACAACGGCGTCGCGCTCGACGGCGTCGTCATGGTCGATGTCGCGCTCGAGAGCGGAAACTGGTTCATCTATGACGATGAGGGCCACCGCAGCGAGCGACTGACCAGCCGCCCCGAGGAGCTGGCGCAGGCCGGTTTCCCGACCGACCGGCTCACGCCCCAGCAGGTCGATGACTGGCAGGCGCATCTGCGGCGGCGCGGCGATGGCGGCGAGCTGTCCTATTCGCAGTTCCGTGACACGCATCCGATGGTCGCGGCGCAGGTGCCGGAGCACTATCTGCGCGCGCGAGGGGCCCATTGCGCGCCGAGCCGCCCGGTCGTGCTGGCCGACCTGCTGCCCCTGTTCAACGGCCGCGGCATGGTGGTGACGCTCGATGCCGGCTGGCAGCTGGCGGAACTCTCGCTCGACGATCTCTCGCCCTTCCTCGCGCAGATCGACGCCTTCCTGCCCAGCGAGATCGAGCTCGCCGCGCTCGTCCCCGGCGTCCCGATCGAGCAGGCGCTGGCACTCGCGGCAGCGCGCTGCCGCGGCACGGCGGCGGTGAAGCTCGGGCCGCGCGGCTGCCTCGTCTGGGACAAGGCGGCCGGTGCGCCCGTCGCCGTGCCGGTGATTCCGACCCATGCCATCGATCCCACGGGCGCAGGCGATTCCTTTTGCGGCGGCTTCCTCGCCGGGCTCGTCGAGACGGGAGATCCCGTCCTCGCGGCCGCCTTTGGCGCCGTCTCGGCCTCGCTCATCGTCAGCCGCCACGGCGCCGACGGGGCACTGCCGATCGACCGCGCCGCCTGCCGCGAAGCGTTGGCGCGGCTGACATCCTCCCTCGCCCGCGCGCCCATGCCAGCCTGAACTCTTGCCCGCCTGATCCTTGCCCGCCTGACCCTGCCCTCGCCGCCCAGGAAGCCAGCCTTGACCACGCTCCGCGTCTTCGCCGCCCGCCCCCTCGTCATCGCTGCGCTGCACCTGCCGGATTTCGGCCGGATGCGCGACAAGAGCATGGCCTGGCTGGAGGATTACGTGGCGACCAATGCGCGGGTCTTCGCGCAGGCAGGCGTTCCCTACATCAAGCTGCAGGACCAGACCCGCGAGGCCGGGCCGATGGCGGCGAGTTCGCTCGCCATGACCGCCGCCCTCGCCCGCTTCCTGCGGGCCGAGGTGCCCGATATCGGGCTCGGCATCATCGTGGAGGCGCATGATCCGGTCGCCTCGCTGTCGATCGCCCATGCGGCGGGGGCCGATTTCGTGCGGCTCAAGGTCTTCGTCGGCGCCGCGATGACGGCGCAGGGGCCGCGCACCGGCATGGGCGCGCAGGCGCTCGCCTTCCGCAACGCGCTGGGCCGGGACGACATCGCAATCCTCGCCGACGTGCATGACCGCACCGCCGTGCCGATGTCGTCCGAGACGCCGGAATTCGCCGCCGAATGGGCCCAGAAGACCGGCGCCGACGGTCTGATCCTGACCGGGGCGGACTGGGCGGATTCGCTGTCCCGCATCCGTCGTGCCCGCGAGACGGGAATCAAGCGGCCGATCCTGCTGGGCGGCAGTGTGACGACCGGCAATGTCGGCGAGGCGCTGACCGCCGCCGACGGCGTGATCGTCTCGACGGCCCTGATGCGCAAGGACGCCGCGGCGTCCGACGTGCTGCGCTGGGATCTCGATCTCTGCCGGCGCTTCATGGACGCCGCGCGCGGCTGAAGTCCTCGCGGCATCGCCTCCCTTGCCGGCGCCCGCGCAGCCCGGCACTGTCGGTCTCGAAGGGAACGATTCGACGGGCCCGCGGTTGACGTCTCGCCGCATCAGAGCGGCACGAAAGGATTTTCGATGAGCAGGCTTTCAGTCCTCGCGGGCATCTTCGGTTTCGTCGCGCTGGCCGCCGTCGGCGCCACGGCGCCGGCCGCCGCCTCGCAGGCCCTTCCGGCCGCGACGGCGCAGCAGCTCGACGAGCAGGATCTGGCCTTCACCATGACCGCCGCCAAGCAGCGCCGGCTCTACATGATGCAGGAAACCCAGCGCCAGCAGCGCTACGGCCGTGGTGGCTATGGGCGCGGCCCGGCCTATGGCCGTGGCTACGGGCCGCGGCCCGGCTATGGCCCCCGCCCCTATTACGGCCGTCCCGGCTACGGCGGCCCGCCTCCCGGCTACGGCTATCGCCGCTACGACCGCTACTGAGGTCTGACGGCCCCTATCCCTCGCGCCGCTCCGGACGCTAGAACAGCGGACGGACAGCGCGAGGAGCAGGGCATGAGCAGGAAAGTAGCGATCGTCACCGCCGGTGGCAGCGGCATGGGGGCAGCCACGGCGCGCCGCCTCGCCAAGGACGGCTATAACGTTGCGATCCTCTCCTCCTCCGGCAAGGGCGAGGCGCTGGCGCTAGAGTTGGGCGGGCTCGGGGTCACCGGCTCGAACCTCTCCGGCGACGACGTGAGGCGCTTAGTCGACCTGACGATGGAGCGCTGGGGCCGCGTCGACGCGCTGGTCAACAGCGCCGGCCATGGTCCTCGCGGGCCGATCCTCGAGATCACGGACGAGGACTGGCAGCGCGGGCTCGACGTCTACTTCCTCAGCGCCGTGCGGGCGATCCGGCTGGTGACGCCGATGATGCAGGCTCAGAAATCCGGCGCGATCGTCAACATCACCACGGCCTGGGCGTTCGAGCCTGAGGCGATGTTCCCGACCTCGGCGATGGCGCGGGCGGGGCTCGCGACCTTCACCAAGATCTTCGTCGACCAGTATGGCGCCGACAACATCCGCATGAACAACGTCCAGCCGGGCTGGATCGACAGCCTGCCGGCGACGGAGGAGCGGCGCCAGCGCGTGCCAATGCAGCGCTATGGCCGCAGCGACGAGATCGCCGGCACCATCGCCTTCCTGCTGTCGCCGGATGCCGGCTACATCACCGGCCAGAACATCCGCGTCGATGGCGGGCTGACACGCTCGATCTGAGCGCGCGCTTCAACGGATGTCCCGCGCCGTGAGATGCTTCCAGTTCCGCTCGGAGCGCGCGAGATAGGTCCTTGTGTCCTTCGACCAGGTGGCCCGCACGTCGAGATCGTAATTGAGGTAGAGGCGGCCCTCGACGATCGACCAGGCCTCGGGCTCGATCTTCACGAGATAGCCGCGCGACGTCCCGTAGGCACAGAAGCCGCCATAGGCCGGCTTGTAGCGCTCCGGATCGGCCAGGAAGAGCGCCCGGTTGGCGGCGCTGGCGAAATGCCAGGTGGCGCCGTCATGCCGGACGGCGTGCTCGGGCGAGCCCTGGCGCGGGCCGCCCTGGCGGAAATAGGCGACGGGGTCATAGCCGCGGATCGCGACACCCTCGGCCGAGCCCAGCGTGTTCACGGGCTTCCCGGTCATGGCCGGCGCGGCCGCGACACCCGGCAGGGCCAGGAGCGCGACCAGGGCCAGCAGCCCGCGACGGCCGATCAGGGCGGAGCGGTGAGAGATCATGGCGTCGGCCTCCCTTCCTCAATGCGCGATGGCGAGCGGTGTGGCGGCGAGAGCGAGCGCCGCCAGACCCGTGCGCGCCTTGCCGAGGCGGGCGAGCCGGCGGCTGGCGAAGAGATTGTGCCCGCCGCGCCGCGCCAGCCGCTCGCGCAGAACGGGAGCGGCGCGATCATGCGCGCCGGAGCGGATCAAGCTCTCGATATAGGCCTGCTCGAAGAGGTCGCGCTGGGCATGGCTGCCGCCGATGGCGGTCAGGCTCCCGCGCGCGGCACCCAGCAGGCGTGCCGCCTCGCCATAGTCGCCTTCGTGGAAAGCGATCAGCCCGTAGGCGGCGAGCGCGCCGCTGCGGGAGGCCTCGCGCCGCTCGCCGCTGGCGTGGACCTGTGCATCGGCGGCCAGCGACTGCGCGATGGTGCCGGCCGCCCTATCGCGCCCGGAGCCGAGCAGGGCCAGCGCATAATGCAGATCGGCGAAGACGAGGCGGCGGTCGTCGATGCGGGCCTCGGCCTTCGTCGCCAGCTCCTCCCAGCGCGAGCCGACATCGAAGCCCGCATAGTCGAGTCGGGCCAGCAGCGCGGCCCCATTGGCGATGTCACGGTAATCGTCAGTCTGCTCGGCCCGGATGCCTTCGTCATAGAGGCGCAGCACCTCCGCCGTCTCGCCGCGCTCCAGCCGGAACAGGGCCAGGTGCCAGGTGATGTGGAAGCGGAAGTTGTTGGCATGGGCCCAGCCCGCGCTGTCGGCCAGCCAGGCGATGCCTTCCTCCGTGCGGCCCGTCATCTCCAGCACATGGGCGACGGCATGGCGCCCCCAGGCGTCGCGCGGCGCCCATTCGACGGCGCGGCGCCCGGCGGCCTCGGCCTCGCGGTAGAAGCCGCGCTCCTCGAGCGCGAAGGCGTAGCAGCCGAAGACATAGCCGCTCAGGCGGTGCCCGGCGGGAACATGCGGCACGACGCGGCGCAGGCAGGCCAGCATCTCGCCCTGGTCGCCGAGCATGAAGCGAATGCCATGCGAGAGCTTCAGCGCCAGCACGTCGCGGGGATGGTCGGCCAATACCGCCTCCAGCGCCTGGGCGGCGCGGCGCGGCCTGTCGTCGAGCCAGAGGCCGAGGGCTTCCACGAACCGCGTTTCGCGCGGCGTCACCGGCCGCTCGGCGCTGGCGCGGCGGGCCTGAGCGAGGCAGTCGCGCGCCGTGCCCAGCAATTCGGGCCGGGCAAGCGAGAGCAGCATCAGCCCTCTGGCGGCATGGGCCAGCGCGAAGCCGGGATCGGCCGCGAGCGTCCGGGCGAGGTGCTCGGGTGCGGACGCGGCATGGGCCAGCACCGCTTCCAGCGTCTCGTCCCAGGCGAGCCTGGCCGCATCGTTGGCGACGCCGATCCTGTTGCCGCAGAGGTCGAAGAACATGGGGCTCACTCTCGTTTCCGGCGAAGCCCGACTCCGCCGCTCGGAAGGGAGTTCGCAGCGGCGCGATCAACCGCCGTTCAACTCGCTTCACGCAGGCGTGATGGGGCCGATGCAGGCGCCTCTGCGGGCGTGTCGCGGGACGCGGGCGGCGGACCGGCCCAGGGCGCGCGCTTGAACCAGCCGACGACGCAGGCGACGCCGAGGATGGCGGCGAAGCCCGCGACGTTGAGCAGGGCGACGGCGAGCCCGTCATGCCCCGCGATCTCCGACGCCGTCCAGGCGAGCCGCGCGAGCACGATGCTGCCCAGGAAGGCCGCGAGCGACTGCCGGCCGATCAGGATGAGCAGGTGGCCGAGGCCGGCGTCGAGCCGGTCCCGGACCGGTTCGATCGCGCTCAAAACGAGATAGGCGAGCGCCAGGAAGTGCAAGATGCGCAGCGGGTGGAGATTGCTCTTCTCCGACGCTGCCGGCAGCAGGAGCTCGCGCAGCTCCCGGCCGGCGGGCCAATGCTCCAGGATGCCCCAGAAGGAGAAGGGCACGGACACGACCACGAAGACAGCGGCCGCCAGCAGCAGACCGGGCCGGCGCAGCGGCGGCACCGGCAGCCACTTCATCGCGATGAAGAAGCCGATGAAGAAGATCGCCTGCCAGGCGAAAGGGTTCAGGAACCAGCCGGCGCCATTCCAGGGGTTGCCGGGGAGGTTCAGCCCTTCCGTCCAGACCAGCGCGTAGAGCAGCGCCACCATCAGGAAGGGCAGCCAGGGGTGGAGCCGCCGCAGCGCGATGGCGAGCGGGATCAGCGCCAGGATGACGAGATACATCGGCAGGATGTCGAGGTAATCGGGCTGCCAGGTCAGGGTGACGAGGCCGAAGAGCGCCCGCTCCGGATCCGTCATCAGCGGCGCGAACTGGCGCCCCAGCTCGGCGCTGCCGACCAGCGTGTCGAGCAGCGTGGCCAGCGCCACCAGCGCGACGACGAGGCCGACATGGGCCCAGTAGACCTGCCAGAGGCGCTGCAGGATGCGCGCCGTGCCGAGCCACCAGCCCCTCCGGACGAAGGTCGCCCCAAAAGCGAGCGCGCTGGCGAAGCCGGAGCAGAAAACGAAGAGTTCAGCCCCGGACGAAAAGCCGAAGCGGGCGGGGATCCAGGCGTTCCAGCTGTTGGCCGGCACATGGGCGACGAAGATGATCAGCATCGTGATGCCGCGGAACAGGTCGAGGCGCTCGTCGCGCGGCCGCTTCGACGTCGGTGCCGGCGCGGCCATCAGAAGGCCCCCTCATAGGCGGCGGCGTCGATGCGGCAGGCGAGCAGGCTGAAGCCGGGCCGCGCGAAGGCAGCGGCCGCCTCGCGGGTAAGGCTCGCGCGGTCATCAACCGTCGCGCCATGGCCACCGAAGGCGCGTGCCACGGCGGCGAAGTCGCTGAGGCCGAGATCGACGCCAGCGCGGGCCAGCCCCATCTGCTTCTGCTTCAACGCGATCAGGCCGAGCGCCTCGTCGACCAGCACGGCGATGACGACGGGCACAGCGAGATCGCGCAACGTCGCGAGTTCGCCGAGCACCATCTCCAGCCCGGCGTCGCCGACGAAGCAGAGCGTCGGCTGCCCGCTGCCGAGCGCCGCGCCGGTCGCCAGCGGCAGGGCACAACCCATGGTGCAGAGCCCGGTCGATTGCAGCAGGCGGCGCGGCCCGTCGCAGGACCAGAGTTGCGAGAGCAGGATGCGATGCGCGCCGGAATCCGCCGTCGCGACCGTGCCACTCGGCGCCGCCGCCCGCAGCGTCTCGAAGACGGCATGCGGGCCCCAGCCGTCGGGGGCCGCGAAGGCACGACGGAAGGCGGCGCGGATCGTGGCCGGCTCGCCCCGCTCCCAGACCGTCGCGGGTGAGAGCCGCTCGGCCAGCCGATCGAGGATGGTGCCGACATGGCCTTCGAGCGTCATCGTCGCGCGGTGCATCCCATGCGGCAGCGCCTGGGCGACGATGTCGATGACCGGCTTGTCGGCCGGCCAGGGGTTGCGCCAGCCCTGGCGCATCTCGATCGGGTCATAGCCGGCCAGCACGATCAGGTCGGCCGCCTCGATCAGCGGGCGGATCAGCGCATCCGCCTTCGGCGAGAGGCCAACGCCTCCGATGACGCGCAGGTCGTCCTCGGGCAGCAGCCCCTTGCCCTTGTAGGTGGTCAGCAGCGGCGCGCCGGTCCGGTCGATCAGCCGGGCTAGGGAGGCGGCGGCGTTCTCGTTGACGAGGTCGAGCCCGGCGAGAACGAGCGGCCGGCGTGCCCCGGCGAGCAAAGCCACCGCGCGGTCGAGATCGGCGGGCCCACCGACAGCCACCGGGGCGACCGGCGGCGGCGGAAGCGTCGTGGCGGGCGCCTCGGCGACGGCGATGGGCAGGTCGATATGAACGGGGCCCGGCCGGCCGGACCGGGCGATGGCGAGCGCCTTGTCGACGACCAGCGCCTCGGTGCCGGGCGCCGCGCGGAAGCTCGCCTTGACCAGCGGGCGAAGCACCGCCTGATGGTCGAAGACCTGGTGGGTGTAGCTCTCGGCGAGCGCCTGATCGACGCAGCCGGTGATGAAGATCAGCGGCACTCGATCCTGCTGGGCATGGGCGACCGCGGTGATGGCGTTGCTGACGCCTGGCCCCAGCGTCGCCACTAAGACGGGCAGCGCGCCCGTGACGTGCCAGAGCCCCTCGGCCATGAAGCCCGCGGCGTTCTCGTGCCGCGCGAGTTCGAAGCGGATGCCCGCGCGCCCAAGCCCATCGACCAGCGCCAGCACCTCGCCGCCGGGGATGCCGAAGGCATGGGTCGCGCCGGCCGCCGCCAACCTCGCCGCGATGATGTCGGCGCCCGTCAGCGTGGCCGTGCCGGCCGGCATAGGGGCTGGCGGCGGGGTCTGGATCGTCATGCAGGCAACTCCTCGCAGGCGAAGCGCCAAGCCGGCGGTTCAGGATGACAATCGCGGCGGAGCCTCCCGCGGTTACCGCTTCACGGAAAGGTGATCGGCGCGCGGGGACGGCTCGGTCATCGTCAGCCGCCAGGCCCGCTCGATCCACGCGGGATCGACGACATGGCCGCCGGCGTGCAGGCAGAGTTCCAGGGGCGGAGCGCCGGCCGCGCTCAGCGGCAGGCAGGAGAGCGAATCCGGAGCGGTGGCAAAATCCGCCACCGTCACCGCCCTCGCCTGCGGATCGAGGATGGCGAGGCTCCTGAAGACATCGCCCTGGCGGTAGCCGTTGCGCAGGGCGCGGCCGGCGAGCGGCACGGTGCCGTCCGCCGTGCCATGGGTATGGATCAGGGCGGGCCGCGGTCCGGCGCAGGAGGCGGGCAGCGGCTCCCAGAAGGCACCGGCAACCGGCGCGAAGGCCCGGAAGCGCTCCGGCATCCGGCAGGCGAGATACCAGACCATCGAGCCGCCCTGCGAGAAGCCGCTCGCCATGATCCGGCTTGAATCGACCGGGAAGCGCGCTGCGACATCGTCGAGAACCCGGCCGACGAAGGCGAATTCGTCGCGATGTCGGCCCGGCGACCCCGGATAGGACCAGGTGCGCCCGGCGCCGTCGGGCGCGATCAGGGCGATGCCGAGCCGCGTCGCCAGCGCGCGCAGGCCGACATCGGCGGCGGTTTCCTCGGCCGAGCCCTGCCAGCCATGGAAGTACATCAGCGCCGCAAGCGGGGCCCTGTCAGCGGCAGCATCGGGCAGGATCAGCCGATAATGCCCGCCCTCGACCCGGCAGCCCTGCTCGCCCGGGCAGGCCTCGACCGGCGCGGCGAGGCCGGGGCCTGCCAGAACAAGGCCGGCGAGGGCGAGCCAGAGCGGCCAGCGGCGGATCATCGGTCGGCTCCATGGCCGGCCCGCCGATCGCCGGCCGTGCGCAGCCGACGCTAGCGGCGTTCGGCAGCCGCTGCGAGGGGCGCTCGCCGGCTTGTGAGCGAGTGGAAAGGCGTGCAAGGAGAAGACCTGCCTCCCTGTTCCGGACCCCTCGCCGCCCGTGTCGCTCGACGATTTCGAAGCCGTGCTGCACCCCGCCTTCATGGCCGGGCTCGAAGGCGACGCCGGCGCCTATCGCCGCTTCCTCGGCTTGATCGGGGGGCGTCTGCGCGGCTTCCTGCGCGGTCATCTGGCGCGGGCCGGCATCGCCAGCGCCGAGGAGGCGGAGGACGTACTGCAGGAGACTCTGCTGGCGCTGCATCTGTCGCGGCATACCTACGACCCGGCCGTGCCCGTCTCGGCCTGGGCCCATGCCATCGCCCGCTACAAGCTGATCGACCATCTGCGGCGCTCAGGCCGGCATCGCGGCCATCTGCAGATCGAGGACGAAGCGCTCTCCCAGGCGGCCCCCGGCAGCGCCGCCAGCGACGCCAAGCTCGATGTCGAGCGTGCGCTCGCCGCCCTGCCGGAACGCACGCGAACGCTGATCGATCGCGTCAAGCTCCAAGGCGGGAGCCTCGCCGATGCGGCCCAGGCCACCGGCATGACCGAAAACGCGGCCAAGGTCGCGCTGCATCGTGGTCTGAAGGCGATGGCGAAGGTGCTCAGCCGACGCGGAACGCGAACGCCATGATCTTTCGCCCCCTGAGCCGTGTAACCTTTCAGGCTCCGCCGCCGAACTCTCAGAACCGCAGCAGGCCCCCGCAGGTTTCGACAGCGCCATGAAAACCGACGATCTCGTCACCCTCCTCGCCAGCGACTCCGGCCCCGTCGAGACGGCGGGCTTCGCCCGCGCGACGGGGCTGACCGCGCTGGCCGGGCTCGCCGCCTGCGCCGCCGTGGTCCTCCTGATGTTCGGGCCGCGCCTCGACCTGGCCGCGGCCGCCATGACGCTGCCCGTTCTCGCCAAATTCGTCCTGGGCGCCTCGGTGGCCGGCCTTGCGCTCATCGCCTTCCAGCGCAGCCTGCGGCCGGGCCGGGCGGCGGGCGGCCTGCTCGCGCTCGTCCTGCTGCCGGTCGCGGCCGTGCTCGCCTGGGCGCTGACGGTGCTGGCGGCCCAGCCGATGCCGGCCTGGCCCGCGCTCCTGCTCGGGCGAACCTGGTCGGCCTGCCTCGTGCTGGTGCCGCTCTATGCACTACTGCCGCTGGCCGGGCTGTTCGTGCTCGCCCGACGCGGCGCGCCGGTGCGGCCGCGCCTGACGGGACTCGCGGCCGGGGTCGGCGCGGCGGGGCTTGCGACGCTCGCCTACGCGCTGCACTGCCCGGAAGACGCCGTGCCCTTCCTCGCCACCTGGTATCCCCTGGCGATGGCCGTCGCCGGTGGGCTCGGGGCGCTCGCCGG
This portion of the Bosea sp. OAE506 genome encodes:
- a CDS encoding OpgC domain-containing protein, whose amino-acid sequence is MAAPAPTSKRPRDERLDLFRGITMLIIFVAHVPANSWNAWIPARFGFSSGAELFVFCSGFASALAFGATFVRRGWWLGTARILQRLWQVYWAHVGLVVALVALATLLDTLVGSAELGRQFAPLMTDPERALFGLVTLTWQPDYLDILPMYLVILALIPLAIALRRLHPWLPFLMVALLYALVWTEGLNLPGNPWNGAGWFLNPFAWQAIFFIGFFIAMKWLPVPPLRRPGLLLAAAVFVVVSVPFSFWGILEHWPAGRELRELLLPAASEKSNLHPLRILHFLALAYLVLSAIEPVRDRLDAGLGHLLILIGRQSLAAFLGSIVLARLAWTASEIAGHDGLAVALLNVAGFAAILGVACVVGWFKRAPWAGPPPASRDTPAEAPASAPSRLREAS
- a CDS encoding thiamine pyrophosphate-binding protein, encoding MTIQTPPPAPMPAGTATLTGADIIAARLAAAGATHAFGIPGGEVLALVDGLGRAGIRFELARHENAAGFMAEGLWHVTGALPVLVATLGPGVSNAITAVAHAQQDRVPLIFITGCVDQALAESYTHQVFDHQAVLRPLVKASFRAAPGTEALVVDKALAIARSGRPGPVHIDLPIAVAEAPATTLPPPPVAPVAVGGPADLDRAVALLAGARRPLVLAGLDLVNENAAASLARLIDRTGAPLLTTYKGKGLLPEDDLRVIGGVGLSPKADALIRPLIEAADLIVLAGYDPIEMRQGWRNPWPADKPVIDIVAQALPHGMHRATMTLEGHVGTILDRLAERLSPATVWERGEPATIRAAFRRAFAAPDGWGPHAVFETLRAAAPSGTVATADSGAHRILLSQLWSCDGPRRLLQSTGLCTMGCALPLATGAALGSGQPTLCFVGDAGLEMVLGELATLRDLAVPVVIAVLVDEALGLIALKQKQMGLARAGVDLGLSDFAAVARAFGGHGATVDDRASLTREAAAAFARPGFSLLACRIDAAAYEGAF
- a CDS encoding PHB depolymerase family esterase gives rise to the protein MIRRWPLWLALAGLVLAGPGLAAPVEACPGEQGCRVEGGHYRLILPDAAADRAPLAALMYFHGWQGSAEETAADVGLRALATRLGIALIAPDGAGRTWSYPGSPGRHRDEFAFVGRVLDDVAARFPVDSSRIMASGFSQGGSMVWYLACRMPERFRAFAPVAGAFWEPLPASCAGPRPALIHTHGTADGTVPLAGRALRNGYRQGDVFRSLAILDPQARAVTVADFATAPDSLSCLPLSAAGAPPLELCLHAGGHVVDPAWIERAWRLTMTEPSPRADHLSVKR
- a CDS encoding sigma-70 family RNA polymerase sigma factor, giving the protein MSLDDFEAVLHPAFMAGLEGDAGAYRRFLGLIGGRLRGFLRGHLARAGIASAEEAEDVLQETLLALHLSRHTYDPAVPVSAWAHAIARYKLIDHLRRSGRHRGHLQIEDEALSQAAPGSAASDAKLDVERALAALPERTRTLIDRVKLQGGSLADAAQATGMTENAAKVALHRGLKAMAKVLSRRGTRTP
- a CDS encoding DUF1109 domain-containing protein — encoded protein: MKTDDLVTLLASDSGPVETAGFARATGLTALAGLAACAAVVLLMFGPRLDLAAAAMTLPVLAKFVLGASVAGLALIAFQRSLRPGRAAGGLLALVLLPVAAVLAWALTVLAAQPMPAWPALLLGRTWSACLVLVPLYALLPLAGLFVLARRGAPVRPRLTGLAAGVGAAGLATLAYALHCPEDAVPFLATWYPLAMAVAGGLGALAGPRLLRW